One Tenrec ecaudatus isolate mTenEca1 chromosome 12, mTenEca1.hap1, whole genome shotgun sequence DNA segment encodes these proteins:
- the ADISSP gene encoding adipose-secreted signaling protein, whose product MAAANKGNKPRVRSIRFSAGHDAEGSHSHVHFDEKLHDSVVMVTQESDSSFLVKVGFLKILHRYEITFTLPPVHRLSKDVREAPVPSLHLKLLSVMSIPEGYSVKCEYSAHKEGVLKEEMLLACEGGTGACVRVTVQARVMDRHHGTPMLLDGVKCVGAELEYDSEHSDWHGFD is encoded by the exons ATGGCTGCAGCCAACAAGG GCAACAAGCCCCGAGTCCGGAGTATCCGATTTTCAGCAGGCCACGATGCAGAAGGCTCCCACAGCCACGTGCACTTTGATGAGAAGCTGCACGATTCCGTGGTCATGGTCACCCAGGAGAGTGACAGCAGCTTTCTTGTCAAG GTTGGCTTCCTAAAGATCCTGCACAGGTACGAAATTACATTCACCCTGCCTCCAGTGCACAGGCTGAGCAAGGATGTCCGTGAAGCACCTGTCCCCAGTCTGCACCTCAAGCTGCTCAGCGTCATGTCCATCCCAGAAG GTTACAGCGTCAAGTGCGAGTACTCTGCACACAAGGAGGGCGTCCTTAAGGAGGAGATGCTGCTAGCCTGCGAGGGCGGCACTGGCGCCTGCGTGCGTGTGACGGTGCAGGCACGCGTCATGG ACCGGCACCACGGCACCCCCATGCTGCTGGACGGCGTCAAGTGCGTGGGCGCAGAGTTGGAATATGACTCCGAGCACAGCGACTGGCACGGCTTCGACTGA